A stretch of the Asticcacaulis sp. ZE23SCel15 genome encodes the following:
- the ssb gene encoding single-stranded DNA-binding protein, protein MAGSVNKVILIGHLGKDPEIRTLNSGDRVANLSIATSESWRDKVSGDRKERTEWHRVVIFNDGLAGIAERYLKKGHKVYVEGQLATRKWTDQQGIEKYATEIVLKAFNGTLTLLERSQNGPDDYGTTSGGYDPQSQYTGGSDARGRDSGRDPASPQNFDLDDEIPF, encoded by the coding sequence ATGGCCGGATCGGTCAACAAAGTCATCCTTATCGGCCATCTGGGCAAAGACCCCGAAATCCGCACGCTCAATTCAGGCGATCGCGTCGCCAATCTGTCGATCGCCACCTCGGAAAGCTGGCGCGACAAGGTGTCGGGCGACCGCAAAGAACGCACCGAATGGCACCGCGTCGTGATCTTTAATGACGGGCTTGCCGGTATCGCTGAAAGGTACCTGAAAAAAGGCCATAAGGTCTATGTCGAGGGGCAGCTTGCCACCCGCAAATGGACGGATCAGCAGGGTATCGAGAAATACGCCACCGAGATTGTACTGAAAGCCTTCAATGGCACCCTGACTCTGCTGGAGCGCAGCCAGAACGGCCCGGATGATTACGGCACAACATCAGGCGGCTACGACCCACAGAGCCAGTACACCGGCGGCTCGGATGCCCGCGGTCGGGATTCCGGCCGCGACCCAGCCAGTCCCCAGAATTTCGATCTTGACGACGAAATCCCGTTTTAG
- a CDS encoding GapR family DNA-binding domain-containing protein has product MTIGHNTVKSELVMSFVERLERIDALKKDLSNDEKGIFAEAAIEGLDKAGINYVRKARRMKPHDRMDAETVRDQYMHAAGMADELPLFRQMESLVNDGASRDQVIHAFLQLVPTNGEVIVKMGGKPVRLFRDKDGNPQVEDYAEPEFKPTEAHRPAFTPAPKKDVPECTAEEAEALGEKAGYDNRAVIENPFPFDDARRPRWDLGWRRGAGSDGMGPKR; this is encoded by the coding sequence ATGACCATCGGTCACAACACCGTCAAATCTGAACTGGTCATGAGCTTTGTCGAACGGCTTGAACGTATCGACGCGCTCAAAAAAGACCTCAGCAATGACGAAAAGGGTATCTTTGCCGAAGCGGCAATCGAAGGCCTGGACAAGGCGGGCATCAACTATGTCCGCAAGGCCCGTCGCATGAAACCCCATGATCGCATGGACGCGGAAACCGTCCGCGATCAGTATATGCACGCCGCCGGTATGGCAGATGAACTGCCCCTGTTCCGTCAGATGGAATCACTGGTTAATGACGGTGCCAGCCGTGATCAGGTCATTCACGCCTTCCTGCAACTGGTACCCACCAATGGCGAAGTGATCGTCAAGATGGGCGGCAAGCCGGTCCGGCTGTTCCGTGACAAAGACGGCAACCCGCAGGTCGAAGACTACGCCGAGCCGGAATTTAAGCCCACCGAAGCGCACCGACCAGCCTTCACGCCCGCCCCCAAAAAGGACGTACCGGAATGCACCGCCGAAGAGGCGGAAGCACTGGGCGAAAAAGCCGGTTATGACAACCGGGCGGTGATCGAAAACCCCTTCCCCTTCGATGACGCCCGCCGCCCGCGCTGGGATCTGGGCTGGCGCCGTGGCGCTGGCTCAGACGGCATGGGCCCGAAACGCTAA
- a CDS encoding AAA family ATPase: MQEAKRKKTASDFGQIFTPTEAQEPILSDGVRKALSDWLEEIWAKDVLAEVGLKARQKAIFDGPPGVGKTTMAHFLAARLGLRMLAVRPDRLLSKWVNQSAEQIGQLFDTVAAEAEPIVLFFDEFDAIALQRKGSEQAATDERNAWVNTLLQRLEQHDGMVIAATNFSNQIDQAIWRRFELHITLEMPGQGERELIVERYLKPYILPDTPLTKLAEALATASPALIRQVCENIKRQLVIGPRIGWDLSKEAVIDRLLSAIQPHPKLGKPRLWSHGTDDIAIRNLPWPLRRALADYPNDDAGDDTPATNVTHLRRP; this comes from the coding sequence GTGCAGGAAGCAAAACGCAAAAAGACAGCCTCGGACTTCGGTCAGATATTCACCCCGACCGAAGCGCAAGAGCCCATCCTGTCGGATGGGGTGCGAAAAGCCCTGTCTGACTGGCTGGAGGAAATATGGGCTAAGGACGTTCTGGCCGAGGTCGGCCTGAAAGCCCGGCAGAAAGCCATCTTTGACGGCCCGCCAGGTGTAGGCAAAACCACCATGGCGCACTTTCTGGCCGCCCGGCTGGGCCTGCGCATGCTGGCCGTCCGCCCCGATCGCCTCCTGTCGAAGTGGGTCAATCAGTCGGCCGAACAGATCGGTCAGTTGTTCGATACCGTCGCCGCCGAAGCTGAGCCGATTGTCCTGTTCTTCGATGAATTCGACGCCATTGCCTTGCAGCGCAAAGGCTCGGAACAGGCCGCAACGGATGAGCGCAACGCTTGGGTCAACACCCTGCTGCAACGGCTTGAGCAACATGACGGCATGGTCATCGCCGCCACCAACTTTTCCAATCAGATCGATCAGGCCATATGGCGGCGCTTTGAACTGCACATCACCCTCGAAATGCCGGGGCAGGGTGAACGCGAACTGATCGTTGAACGCTACCTGAAACCCTACATCCTGCCCGATACACCCCTGACCAAACTGGCCGAAGCTCTGGCCACCGCCTCGCCTGCCTTGATCCGTCAGGTTTGCGAAAATATCAAACGCCAACTGGTTATCGGCCCGCGCATAGGTTGGGACCTCAGCAAAGAGGCCGTCATCGACCGGCTGCTGTCGGCAATCCAGCCCCACCCCAAGCTGGGCAAGCCCCGACTGTGGTCGCATGGCACCGACGATATCGCCATCCGAAACTTGCCGTGGCCTTTGCGGCGCGCTCTTGCCGACTATCCGAACGACGACGCCGGCGATGATACGCCCGCCACCAATGTCACCCATTTACGGAGGCCATAA
- a CDS encoding DUF5131 family protein codes for MADKTHIQWTEATWNPITGCSVVSPGCTNCYAMKLAGTRLKHHPSRAGLTREVNGNHVWTGEVRFNEQWLTQPLTWKKPRMIFVGAHTDLFHPSVPDAWLDQIFAVMALTPHHTYQILTKRPARMRAYFKRRSSGYILALTPELNRANGGRNIIREATNNTPLTNVWLGVSVEDQARADERIPLLLQTPAALHWISAEPLLGPLSLKGYLSTAWEGITSSYVGTDGIERSDMTGNAVPGLKWVVAGGENGPRPSHPEWFRALRNQCAEADVPFFFKQWGSWAPLLDRDRDDPDWRADYSVKYAEITGQQRWLNLKGGTGFHGERFHVMGKVGKSAAGDLLDGVQHHNWPQVSQ; via the coding sequence ATGGCCGATAAAACCCACATCCAATGGACCGAGGCGACGTGGAACCCGATCACGGGATGTTCAGTCGTGTCACCCGGCTGCACCAACTGCTACGCCATGAAGCTGGCCGGTACACGGCTTAAGCACCATCCGTCACGCGCAGGCCTGACGCGCGAAGTGAACGGCAATCATGTGTGGACGGGCGAGGTGCGCTTTAATGAGCAATGGCTGACCCAGCCCCTGACGTGGAAAAAGCCGCGCATGATCTTTGTCGGCGCGCACACGGATCTGTTTCACCCAAGCGTACCCGACGCATGGCTCGACCAGATCTTCGCCGTCATGGCCCTGACCCCGCACCATACCTATCAGATCCTGACCAAGCGACCGGCGCGAATGCGGGCCTATTTCAAGAGGAGGTCAAGCGGCTACATACTTGCACTGACACCCGAACTCAACCGCGCCAATGGCGGCCGAAACATTATTCGGGAGGCAACCAACAACACCCCCCTCACCAATGTCTGGCTGGGCGTGTCAGTCGAGGATCAGGCCCGCGCCGATGAGCGCATCCCCCTGCTGCTGCAAACGCCCGCCGCCCTGCACTGGATCTCAGCAGAGCCCTTGCTGGGTCCGCTGAGTCTCAAAGGCTACCTTTCGACGGCATGGGAAGGCATCACGTCATCTTATGTAGGCACCGACGGGATCGAACGCTCCGACATGACTGGCAATGCCGTACCCGGTTTAAAATGGGTGGTCGCCGGTGGCGAAAACGGGCCACGCCCCTCACACCCGGAATGGTTCCGCGCGCTACGCAACCAATGCGCCGAAGCCGACGTTCCGTTTTTCTTTAAGCAATGGGGATCATGGGCGCCATTGCTTGACCGGGATCGTGATGACCCGGACTGGCGCGCAGACTATTCAGTCAAGTACGCCGAAATAACCGGCCAACAGCGATGGCTGAACCTTAAGGGCGGCACCGGATTTCACGGCGAACGCTTTCACGTCATGGGCAAGGTCGGCAAGTCCGCCGCCGGTGACCTTCTCGACGGTGTGCAGCACCACAACTGGCCCCAGGTGTCACAATGA
- a CDS encoding cyclic-phosphate processing receiver domain-containing protein, with protein MMDYRLFLDDYRDPPSEGVWMVARSYQDFVRCITECGIPAFVSFDHDMADEHYAHHTHPIPYTSYAHPTGYDCAKWLIEHCKAISAPRPDFIVHSLNPAGRENIERVMKA; from the coding sequence ATGATGGATTACAGGCTATTTCTTGACGACTACCGAGATCCGCCATCAGAGGGCGTATGGATGGTGGCGCGCTCCTATCAGGACTTTGTTCGCTGCATTACCGAATGCGGCATCCCGGCCTTTGTGTCGTTCGATCATGACATGGCCGATGAACATTACGCCCACCACACCCACCCGATCCCCTACACCAGCTATGCCCATCCTACGGGATACGACTGCGCAAAATGGCTGATCGAGCATTGTAAGGCCATCAGCGCCCCGCGACCGGACTTCATAGTCCACAGCCTCAACCCTGCCGGACGTGAGAATATCGAAAGGGTCATGAAGGCATGA
- a CDS encoding tyrosine-type recombinase/integrase, which yields MARPPKIHIIKTRLADGTRAEYHYAWRGGPRLTGAPGTPEYHRSLAQALETSPTVKKGEFLSLIVAYMKSADFKKLGDHTTRAYNRHLDEIKERFGDMPLKALDDRRCRRDFIEYRDTMADRPRTADMAMGVLKRVLSWSVSAGYIDTNQAEPIERLHRTDKSENIWTGDDIAAFNDRASAPLKLALQLAIFTGLRQSDLIKLTWFEDKGDAFVVRTHKRNKTAIIPITPECRVLLDTLKRTDGPILRNSLGKAWTADGLRASFGKACDAAKVTRTFHDLRRTAATTLLASGIDSARVALLMGWSEKDVEQLLKIYVSRSEIVKSVLASLNQSRYENAPATELVK from the coding sequence GTGGCAAGGCCGCCTAAAATCCACATCATAAAAACCCGGCTGGCGGACGGCACACGCGCCGAATACCATTATGCGTGGCGTGGCGGCCCGCGCCTCACAGGTGCGCCCGGAACACCGGAATATCACCGGTCATTGGCCCAGGCGCTGGAAACCTCCCCCACTGTTAAAAAGGGCGAATTCCTCAGCCTGATCGTCGCCTATATGAAATCGGCGGACTTCAAAAAGCTGGGCGACCACACCACCCGCGCCTACAATCGCCACCTTGACGAAATCAAGGAACGCTTTGGCGATATGCCGCTTAAGGCGCTTGATGACCGCCGGTGCCGTCGTGACTTTATCGAATATCGCGACACCATGGCCGACCGCCCCAGAACCGCTGATATGGCTATGGGCGTGCTGAAACGCGTATTAAGCTGGAGCGTGTCCGCCGGTTATATCGACACTAATCAGGCCGAGCCGATTGAGCGCCTGCACCGCACCGACAAATCCGAAAACATCTGGACGGGCGATGATATTGCGGCCTTTAATGACCGCGCCTCAGCGCCCCTTAAACTGGCCTTGCAACTGGCCATATTCACCGGCCTGAGACAAAGCGACCTGATCAAACTGACGTGGTTTGAAGATAAGGGCGACGCCTTTGTCGTACGCACGCATAAGCGCAATAAGACCGCCATCATCCCGATCACGCCGGAATGCCGCGTCCTTCTGGATACCCTGAAACGCACCGATGGGCCGATCCTCAGAAACTCGCTAGGCAAAGCCTGGACAGCCGACGGCCTGCGGGCATCGTTCGGTAAGGCTTGCGATGCGGCCAAAGTGACCCGCACGTTCCACGACCTGCGCAGGACGGCAGCCACGACGCTGTTGGCCAGCGGCATCGACAGCGCCCGCGTTGCCCTCCTGATGGGATGGTCGGAAAAGGACGTAGAACAACTTTTGAAGATTTATGTCAGTCGTTCGGAAATCGTCAAATCAGTGCTTGCGTCCCTGAATCAAAGTCGCTATGAGAACGCTCCCGCAACGGAACTTGTAAAATGA